The proteins below come from a single Mycolicibacterium sp. TY81 genomic window:
- a CDS encoding MBL fold metallo-hydrolase, translating to MTDRIRLGNAVLTRVAETQVQIPTTLWPSTPPEAWHAEADLLAPRFWNPETDLFRIAIQSWVLQVDGLTIVIDTGAGNDRHRPHMLPLDHLDTPFLDNMRAAGIDPADVDVVLNTHLHTDHVGWNTRLVDGAWVPTFPNARYLMPEADYRFFAPDNPETTDEMRTVFEDSVIPVADQTVQFSGDHQLSDSVWLRPAPGHTPGSSVLWLDAGKPAVFVGDLTHCPIQIPRPDDPCAFDVDAAEATVTRKRVFTEASRRRAAVVPAHYAGHGGATIVARGDRFMVDDWLDLGLA from the coding sequence ATGACGGACCGAATCCGGCTCGGCAACGCCGTCTTGACGCGCGTCGCGGAAACCCAGGTGCAAATCCCCACCACGCTGTGGCCGTCGACGCCGCCGGAGGCGTGGCACGCCGAGGCCGACCTGCTGGCGCCGCGATTCTGGAACCCCGAGACCGACCTGTTCCGGATCGCGATCCAGAGCTGGGTGCTGCAGGTGGACGGGCTGACCATCGTCATCGACACCGGCGCGGGCAATGACCGGCACCGGCCGCACATGCTGCCGCTCGACCACCTCGACACGCCATTCCTCGACAACATGCGGGCCGCGGGCATCGACCCGGCCGACGTCGACGTCGTCCTCAACACGCACCTGCACACCGATCACGTCGGCTGGAACACCCGACTGGTCGACGGCGCCTGGGTGCCCACCTTCCCCAACGCCCGCTACCTGATGCCGGAGGCCGACTACCGGTTTTTCGCGCCCGACAACCCCGAGACCACCGACGAGATGCGAACGGTGTTCGAGGACAGCGTCATCCCGGTGGCCGACCAGACCGTGCAGTTCTCCGGCGACCATCAGCTGAGTGACTCGGTGTGGCTGCGCCCGGCCCCCGGCCACACGCCCGGGTCGTCGGTGCTGTGGCTCGATGCCGGCAAGCCGGCAGTGTTCGTCGGCGACCTGACGCACTGTCCGATCCAGATTCCCCGGCCGGATGATCCGTGCGCTTTTGACGTCGACGCGGCCGAGGCGACCGTCACCCGCAAGCGGGTGTTCACCGAGGCATCGCGGCGCCGGGCTGCGGTGGTGCCGGCGCACTACGCCGGCCATGGCGGCGCCACCATCGTGGCGCGCGGCGACCGGTTCATGGTCGACGACTGGCTGGATCTCGGCCTGGCCTGA
- a CDS encoding 5'-3' exonuclease produces the protein MNQPILLLDGASMWFRSYFGVPSSITAPDGRPVNAVRGFIDNIAALVTQHRPGRLVVCLDLDWRPQWRVDLIPSYKAHRVLEENPDGEPDIEEVPDDLTPQVAVIMELLDAFGIATAGAPGFEADDVLGTLATREQTDPAIVVSGDRDLLQLASDDGPGIRVFYIGRGLAKAVLYGPAEVAGTYGVPLDRAGAAYAELALMRGDASDGLPGVAGIGEKTAATLLQTYGSLAAIEAAAQDPTSKMAAAQRKKILAAADYITAALPVVLVATDAPVSLSTESDALPLAARDPQRVADLAGKYGITNSIARLQKALDKL, from the coding sequence ATGAACCAGCCGATCCTCCTGCTCGACGGAGCCAGCATGTGGTTCCGGTCGTACTTCGGGGTGCCGTCCTCGATCACCGCGCCGGACGGCCGCCCCGTCAACGCGGTCCGCGGCTTCATCGACAACATCGCGGCCCTGGTCACCCAGCACCGTCCCGGCCGCCTGGTGGTGTGCCTGGATCTGGATTGGCGGCCGCAGTGGCGCGTCGACCTGATCCCGTCCTACAAGGCGCACCGCGTGCTCGAGGAGAACCCGGACGGCGAGCCCGATATCGAGGAGGTGCCCGACGATCTGACACCCCAGGTCGCCGTGATCATGGAGCTGCTCGACGCTTTCGGCATCGCCACCGCGGGCGCACCAGGTTTCGAGGCGGACGACGTGCTGGGCACGCTGGCGACCCGGGAACAGACCGACCCCGCGATCGTGGTGAGCGGTGACCGCGACCTGCTGCAGCTGGCCAGTGATGACGGACCTGGAATCAGGGTGTTCTATATCGGCCGCGGCCTGGCCAAGGCGGTGCTGTACGGGCCTGCCGAGGTCGCCGGGACCTACGGCGTCCCGCTGGATCGCGCGGGCGCGGCATACGCCGAACTCGCCCTGATGCGCGGCGACGCGTCCGACGGTCTGCCGGGCGTCGCCGGCATCGGCGAGAAGACGGCGGCAACCCTGCTGCAGACCTACGGTTCACTGGCCGCCATCGAGGCGGCCGCCCAGGACCCGACCTCCAAAATGGCTGCGGCGCAACGCAAGAAAATCCTGGCCGCGGCGGACTACATCACGGCCGCGCTGCCCGTCGTCCTCGTCGCGACCGATGCGCCGGTGTCCCTGTCGACGGAGTCCGACGCCCTGCCGCTCGCGGCCCGCGACCCGCAGCGCGTGGCCGACCTGGCCGGAAAGTACGGCATCACCAATTCCATCGCGCGGCTGCAGAAGGCGCTCGACAAGCTGTAA
- a CDS encoding AarF/ABC1/UbiB kinase family protein yields MAEIRRGRTGRAAKLATLPAGIAGRAVLGVGKRMAGKSKEDVNAELVEKAAEQLFQVLGELKGAAMKLGQALSVMEAAIPPAYAEPYREALTKLQSDAPPLPAEKVHRVLDAQLGTKWRERFQSFDDTPVASASIGQVHSAVWSDGRRVAVKVQYPGADEAVRADLKTLRMLTTLFKQVVPGADVKSIIDELIERTEEELNYRIEADYQRAFAKAFAGDPQFYVPAVVASSPKVVITEWMEGRKLSEIIAGGTEDERNRCAHLLLEVTISAPYRCGLLHVDTHPGNFMLLDDGRFGVMDFGAVAVHEGGLPRATGPILRLARDEKWEEMTAYLREEGFIPAGATVSHEEINAYLLPYIEPLRHESFHFSRRWLQGIAATAADIRSEQFAATFKTSRQLNLPPNYLMMFRVLGGLLGIAAQLDATINYAEIVDKWVPGFHED; encoded by the coding sequence ATGGCTGAAATCCGCCGTGGCCGCACGGGACGTGCCGCCAAGCTGGCAACCCTTCCTGCCGGGATCGCGGGCCGCGCCGTCCTGGGCGTCGGCAAGCGCATGGCCGGCAAGTCGAAAGAGGACGTCAACGCCGAGCTCGTCGAGAAGGCCGCCGAACAGCTCTTTCAGGTGCTGGGGGAGCTCAAGGGCGCGGCCATGAAGCTGGGGCAAGCACTTTCGGTCATGGAGGCCGCGATCCCGCCGGCGTATGCCGAGCCCTACCGCGAGGCCCTGACCAAGCTCCAGAGCGACGCCCCGCCGCTGCCCGCCGAAAAGGTGCACCGCGTGCTCGATGCCCAGCTGGGCACCAAGTGGCGTGAGCGTTTCCAGTCGTTCGACGACACGCCCGTCGCCTCCGCCAGCATCGGGCAGGTGCACAGCGCGGTGTGGAGCGACGGCCGCCGCGTTGCGGTCAAGGTGCAGTATCCGGGCGCCGATGAGGCCGTGCGCGCCGACCTCAAGACGCTGCGCATGCTGACCACACTGTTCAAGCAGGTGGTTCCGGGCGCCGACGTCAAGAGCATCATCGACGAGCTCATCGAGCGCACCGAGGAGGAACTGAACTACCGCATCGAGGCGGACTATCAGCGGGCGTTCGCCAAGGCCTTCGCGGGGGACCCGCAGTTCTACGTCCCGGCGGTCGTCGCGTCGTCACCGAAGGTCGTCATCACCGAATGGATGGAGGGCCGCAAGCTCTCCGAGATCATCGCGGGTGGCACGGAAGACGAACGCAACCGGTGCGCGCACCTGCTGCTGGAGGTCACCATCAGTGCTCCGTACCGCTGCGGGCTGCTCCACGTGGACACCCATCCCGGCAATTTCATGCTGCTCGACGACGGCCGGTTCGGTGTCATGGACTTCGGTGCCGTTGCGGTTCACGAAGGCGGTCTGCCGCGCGCGACCGGCCCCATCCTGCGGCTCGCGCGCGACGAGAAGTGGGAGGAGATGACGGCGTATCTGCGCGAGGAAGGCTTCATCCCCGCCGGGGCCACCGTCTCGCACGAAGAGATCAACGCTTATCTGCTGCCGTACATCGAGCCGTTGCGCCACGAGAGCTTCCACTTCAGCCGCAGATGGCTGCAGGGCATCGCCGCCACCGCCGCGGACATCCGCAGCGAGCAGTTCGCCGCCACTTTCAAGACCAGCCGCCAGCTGAATCTGCCGCCCAACTATCTGATGATGTTCCGGGTGCTCGGCGGTCTACTCGGGATTGCCGCACAGCTGGACGCGACCATCAACTACGCCGAGATCGTCGACAAGTGGGTGCCCGGCTTTCACGAGGACTGA
- a CDS encoding HNH endonuclease signature motif containing protein — protein sequence MGLTDPAAVEEAYAAYEAAHARLAALDYTGLDVPTLLELQSRRETLRCAAEAVDHQILAAAQTQATAKDIGAKDWPEVLHVRLRISREEARRRVRDCDHLGPRSAITGEPLGPVWELVAAALAEGAINSEHVAVITWFFGKVPLWAADPVTLLQCETDLVADARVKTPEDLRKVAADLLYKLDQDGPEPDDDEPDPKRSFVMGKQRPDGRTDVTAELDPEGRAYWDVLFEKYAAPGMCNPADPQPCYSGTPTQEQIDNDTRTVAQRQYDAFKFVGRMALASGTSGVHNGFPVAVVATCTVADLEKRVGMALTHTGTKLPVKDLVRMAAQGSDNYLAIFDNHTGQPLYLGRAARTASTAQRLALFARDHGCTRPNCTAPASCSQAHHITNWRDDGLTNIDTMTLACGRDNRLADTGGWTTTMGPHGRTHWTPPPLLDVGQPRTNHYHRPTLYPAEGDANDGESDSPAE from the coding sequence ATGGGATTGACCGATCCGGCCGCTGTCGAGGAGGCGTACGCCGCCTACGAGGCGGCGCATGCGCGGCTCGCGGCCTTGGACTACACCGGTCTGGATGTGCCGACATTGTTGGAGTTGCAGTCCCGCCGGGAAACGTTGAGGTGTGCGGCCGAGGCCGTCGATCACCAAATTTTGGCGGCCGCACAGACCCAGGCCACGGCCAAAGACATCGGGGCCAAGGATTGGCCTGAGGTGTTGCATGTGCGGTTGCGGATCAGCCGGGAGGAGGCCCGCCGGAGGGTGCGGGACTGCGACCACCTGGGCCCGCGCTCGGCGATCACTGGGGAGCCGTTGGGTCCGGTGTGGGAACTGGTGGCCGCCGCGTTGGCTGAGGGTGCGATCAACAGTGAGCACGTCGCGGTGATCACCTGGTTTTTCGGCAAGGTGCCGTTGTGGGCGGCGGACCCGGTCACGTTGTTGCAGTGCGAGACGGATCTGGTGGCCGATGCCCGGGTCAAAACCCCCGAAGACCTCCGCAAGGTCGCGGCGGACCTGTTGTACAAGCTGGATCAGGACGGCCCCGAACCCGACGACGATGAGCCGGATCCGAAGCGGTCGTTCGTGATGGGTAAGCAGCGGCCTGACGGGCGTACCGACGTCACCGCCGAACTTGATCCGGAAGGGCGGGCTTACTGGGACGTGTTGTTCGAGAAGTACGCCGCCCCGGGTATGTGCAACCCGGCCGATCCGCAGCCCTGCTACTCCGGGACCCCGACGCAGGAGCAGATCGACAACGACACAAGGACTGTGGCGCAGCGGCAGTACGACGCGTTCAAATTCGTGGGCCGGATGGCGCTGGCCTCAGGGACGTCGGGTGTGCACAACGGGTTCCCGGTCGCGGTGGTCGCCACCTGCACCGTCGCCGACCTGGAAAAGCGCGTCGGGATGGCGCTCACCCACACCGGTACCAAGCTGCCGGTCAAGGATCTGGTGCGGATGGCCGCGCAAGGCTCGGACAACTACCTCGCCATCTTCGATAACCACACCGGCCAACCCCTCTATCTGGGCCGAGCAGCCCGCACCGCCAGCACAGCACAACGGTTGGCGTTGTTCGCCCGCGACCACGGCTGCACCCGACCCAACTGCACCGCCCCCGCCTCCTGCTCGCAGGCTCATCACATCACCAACTGGCGCGACGACGGACTGACCAACATCGACACCATGACCCTGGCCTGCGGCCGCGACAACCGCCTGGCCGACACCGGCGGCTGGACCACCACCATGGGCCCCCACGGCCGCACCCACTGGACCCCACCACCACTACTGGACGTCGGCCAACCACGAACCAACCACTACCACCGTCCGACACTGTATCCAGCCGAGGGCGACGCTAATGATGGTGAAAGCGACAGTCCTGCAGAGTGA
- a CDS encoding DUF4333 domain-containing protein — MSGPEGTDPSQQWQGQQPAWGQPASGAEQPTTAAPAWGQQPAYNPEQYQQQYPAVQPGAAQPGAQQVPGYPQQQYPGYPQQGYPQQGAYGQPQYGQPGQYGQPQYGQPGQYGQPQFGEGAAGQQFDQQFGAPAAKKASSKTLMIIGGVVAAVVVAVVGVLGFLWPGFFVTTKLDINAAQSGVQKILTDETNGYGAKNVKDVKCNNGTDPEVKSGQTFDCDVNIDGTKRTVKVTFKDDKGTYEVGRPK; from the coding sequence ATGAGCGGTCCAGAGGGAACTGATCCGTCACAGCAGTGGCAAGGTCAGCAGCCCGCTTGGGGTCAGCCGGCGTCCGGCGCCGAGCAGCCGACCACTGCCGCCCCGGCGTGGGGGCAGCAGCCGGCCTACAACCCGGAGCAGTACCAGCAGCAGTACCCGGCGGTGCAGCCGGGCGCCGCGCAGCCTGGGGCACAGCAGGTTCCGGGCTACCCCCAGCAGCAGTACCCCGGTTACCCGCAGCAGGGTTACCCGCAGCAGGGCGCCTACGGTCAGCCGCAGTACGGCCAGCCGGGTCAGTACGGTCAGCCCCAGTACGGCCAGCCGGGTCAGTACGGCCAGCCGCAGTTCGGTGAGGGTGCCGCGGGTCAGCAGTTCGACCAGCAGTTCGGCGCCCCGGCTGCCAAGAAGGCCAGCAGCAAGACGCTGATGATCATCGGTGGGGTCGTGGCCGCGGTTGTCGTCGCGGTCGTCGGTGTCCTCGGTTTCCTGTGGCCGGGCTTCTTCGTCACCACCAAGCTCGACATCAACGCCGCGCAGTCGGGCGTGCAGAAGATTCTGACCGACGAGACCAACGGCTACGGCGCCAAGAACGTCAAGGACGTCAAGTGCAACAATGGCACCGACCCTGAGGTCAAGTCCGGGCAGACGTTCGACTGCGACGTGAACATCGACGGCACCAAGCGCACCGTCAAGGTCACCTTCAAGGACGACAAGGGCACCTACGAGGTCGGCCGCCCGAAGTAG
- a CDS encoding ISL3 family transposase, with amino-acid sequence MRVSTAFNRILQVPGANVTDVTIGDRDIEVTVGLKARSMRCPCGKRVRAGYDRRRRRWRHVDLACKKLWLVYDIRRTNCPRCGIVTEQVPWARPGARFTRDFEDTVLWLAQRTDRTTVATLMRCGWESVTAIINRGVDELLDQRRLTDLYRIGVDEICYRHPHKYLTIVGDHDTGTVIGVQPGRSEESLSKFYEQQPDSTLETITAVSMDVSKAFRGATRTHLPEATICFDPFHIMQWVNRALDRVFAAAASGPDKVAMTSAQWRQTRWALRTGENKLTDNKRELVNQIARANRHVGRAWALKEQLRDLYRLPHEPGVARQRLKAWITAAKRSRIPSFIELGKRLQEHFDAVIAAVELGISNALLEGINAKIRLINARGYGHHSARTLTSMIYLCLGGLHPQLPTRR; translated from the coding sequence GTGCGCGTCAGTACTGCATTTAACCGAATACTTCAGGTCCCCGGAGCCAACGTCACCGATGTCACCATCGGCGACCGCGATATCGAAGTCACCGTCGGCCTTAAAGCCCGCTCGATGCGCTGCCCGTGCGGCAAACGTGTGCGGGCCGGTTATGACCGCCGGCGCCGGCGCTGGCGCCATGTGGATCTGGCCTGCAAGAAACTGTGGCTGGTCTACGACATCCGCCGCACGAACTGCCCACGCTGCGGCATCGTCACCGAGCAGGTGCCGTGGGCTCGTCCCGGTGCCCGATTCACCCGAGACTTCGAAGACACGGTGCTCTGGCTGGCCCAACGCACCGACCGCACCACCGTGGCCACGCTCATGCGGTGCGGCTGGGAATCGGTCACCGCCATCATCAACCGCGGTGTCGACGAACTGCTCGACCAACGACGACTCACAGACCTGTACCGGATCGGCGTCGACGAAATCTGCTACCGCCACCCGCACAAATATCTGACCATCGTCGGCGACCACGACACCGGCACCGTCATCGGAGTCCAGCCCGGACGCAGTGAAGAATCGCTATCGAAATTCTATGAACAACAACCTGATTCGACACTAGAGACGATCACCGCCGTGAGCATGGACGTGAGCAAGGCGTTCCGCGGAGCCACCCGAACCCACCTACCGGAAGCCACCATCTGCTTTGACCCGTTCCACATCATGCAATGGGTCAACCGGGCATTGGACCGGGTCTTCGCCGCCGCCGCCAGCGGACCGGACAAAGTCGCCATGACCTCAGCGCAGTGGCGCCAGACCCGATGGGCGCTGCGCACCGGCGAAAACAAACTCACCGACAACAAACGTGAACTGGTCAACCAGATCGCCCGCGCGAACCGTCACGTCGGCCGGGCCTGGGCCCTCAAAGAACAGCTGCGCGACCTGTATCGACTCCCACACGAACCCGGTGTCGCCCGTCAACGACTCAAAGCCTGGATCACCGCCGCCAAACGCAGCCGTATCCCGTCCTTCATCGAACTCGGCAAACGACTACAGGAACACTTCGACGCCGTCATCGCCGCCGTGGAACTCGGCATCTCCAACGCCCTCCTCGAAGGCATCAACGCCAAAATCCGACTCATCAACGCCCGCGGCTACGGCCACCACTCCGCCCGAACACTGACCTCAATGATCTATCTCTGCCTGGGCGGGCTCCACCCTCAGCTACCCACGAGAAGGTGA
- a CDS encoding RNA helicase: MTTPPDPQDVTPAEPGPQLRDFAAGLSFTLDPFQTEACVALENGRGVLVCAPTGAGKTVVGEFAVHLALAAGRKCFYTTPIKALSNQKHNDLVARYGAERIGLLTGDQAINGDADIVVMTTEVLRNMLYADSHALHGLAYVVMDEVHFLADRMRGAVWEEVILHLPDEVRLVSLSATVSNAEEFGGWIQTVRGDTTVVVDEHRPVPLWQHMLVGKRLFDLFDLSKGTSGAKGKARVDPELLRHIAHRREADRLMDWQPRGRGRDGHRGRPAMYRPPSRPDVIGTLDQAGLLPAITFVFSRAGCDAAVKQCLRSAVRLTNKAERERIAEIVDRRCADLAESDLAVLDYHEWREGLLRGLAAHHAGLLPVFRHTVEELFTAGLVKAVFATETLALGINMPARTVVLERLVKYNGEQHAPLTPGEYTQLTGRAGRRGIDVEGHAVVLWHATDEMADPAQVAGLASTRTFPLRSSFAPSYNMTINLVQHMTPAAAHRLLEQSFAQYQADRSVTGLVRGIRRGERMLAEIAAEQGDDWESVLEYARLRARITERERAQSRAGRLTRRKGINDALAALKRGDVIAIGLGRRSGLAVVLEPAYDADDPRPLVLTEHRWAGRISAADYAGTSQRLGSMSLPKRVEHRQPKVRRDLASALLSAAEALDVPSVRRSRGSAEATPDIDPELAGLREQMRRHPAHQLPDREARVRAAERYLRIERDNDQTQQKVAAATNSLARTFDRIVSLLSERGFIEGAEGEPAVTEDGRLLARIYSESDLLVAECLRGGVWDDLNPAELAAVVSAVLFESRGDGPSVPPGSEQVTDEVRRALAKTRRLWTDIRGDERRHRLPFSREPDAGFVAAMYSWATYGDLTAALLMSDNGNGNALPAGDFVRWCRQVLDLLDQVRLAAPAPQLRATAKRAIGAVRRGVVAIDTM; the protein is encoded by the coding sequence ATGACGACGCCACCTGACCCGCAGGACGTGACTCCGGCCGAACCGGGGCCACAGCTCCGCGACTTCGCCGCCGGTCTGTCGTTCACGCTTGACCCGTTCCAGACCGAGGCCTGCGTGGCGCTCGAGAACGGGCGCGGCGTCCTGGTGTGCGCCCCGACCGGCGCCGGCAAGACCGTCGTCGGCGAATTCGCGGTACATCTGGCGCTGGCGGCCGGGCGCAAGTGCTTCTACACCACCCCGATCAAGGCGCTGAGCAACCAGAAGCACAACGATCTCGTGGCCCGCTACGGCGCCGAACGTATCGGCCTGCTCACCGGTGACCAGGCGATCAACGGTGACGCCGACATCGTCGTGATGACCACCGAAGTGCTGCGCAACATGCTGTACGCCGATTCGCACGCGCTGCACGGCCTGGCGTACGTCGTGATGGACGAGGTCCACTTCCTGGCCGACCGCATGCGCGGCGCGGTGTGGGAGGAAGTGATCCTGCACCTGCCCGACGAGGTCCGGCTGGTCAGCCTGTCGGCGACCGTGAGCAACGCCGAGGAGTTCGGCGGCTGGATTCAGACGGTTCGCGGTGACACGACCGTCGTCGTCGACGAACACCGCCCGGTGCCGCTGTGGCAGCACATGCTCGTCGGCAAGCGGCTGTTCGATCTGTTCGACCTGTCGAAGGGGACATCGGGAGCCAAGGGCAAGGCGCGCGTCGACCCGGAGTTGTTGCGGCACATCGCGCATCGCCGCGAGGCGGACCGGCTGATGGACTGGCAGCCCCGCGGGCGCGGCCGCGACGGGCATCGGGGCCGGCCTGCCATGTACCGGCCGCCGAGCCGGCCCGACGTCATCGGCACGCTCGACCAGGCCGGCCTGCTGCCGGCCATCACGTTCGTGTTCTCCCGCGCCGGGTGCGATGCCGCGGTCAAGCAGTGTCTGCGGTCCGCGGTGCGGCTGACCAACAAGGCCGAGCGCGAGCGGATCGCCGAGATCGTCGACCGGCGCTGCGCCGATCTGGCCGAGTCCGATCTGGCGGTGCTCGACTACCACGAGTGGCGCGAAGGCCTGCTGCGCGGCCTGGCCGCCCACCACGCCGGCTTGCTGCCGGTGTTCCGGCACACCGTCGAGGAGCTGTTCACGGCCGGCCTGGTGAAGGCCGTCTTCGCCACGGAGACACTGGCTTTGGGCATCAACATGCCCGCCCGCACCGTGGTGCTGGAACGGCTGGTCAAGTACAACGGCGAGCAGCATGCCCCGTTGACGCCGGGGGAGTACACGCAGCTGACCGGCCGCGCCGGGCGCCGCGGTATCGACGTCGAGGGCCACGCCGTCGTGCTGTGGCACGCCACCGACGAGATGGCCGATCCGGCCCAGGTCGCCGGCCTGGCGTCGACCCGAACGTTCCCGCTGCGCAGTTCTTTTGCGCCGTCGTACAACATGACGATCAACCTGGTGCAGCACATGACGCCGGCGGCGGCGCACCGGCTGCTCGAGCAGTCGTTCGCGCAGTACCAGGCCGACCGGTCGGTCACCGGACTGGTGCGCGGCATCAGGCGCGGTGAGCGGATGCTCGCCGAGATCGCAGCCGAGCAGGGGGACGACTGGGAGTCGGTGCTCGAGTACGCCCGGCTGCGGGCGCGCATCACCGAACGCGAGCGGGCGCAGTCCCGGGCCGGTCGCCTGACGCGGCGCAAGGGCATCAACGACGCGCTGGCCGCGCTGAAGCGTGGCGACGTCATCGCCATCGGCCTGGGCCGCCGCAGCGGGCTGGCCGTGGTGCTGGAGCCGGCGTACGACGCCGACGATCCCCGACCGCTGGTGCTGACCGAACACCGTTGGGCGGGACGGATTTCCGCGGCCGACTACGCGGGGACGTCGCAGCGCCTGGGCAGCATGTCGCTGCCCAAGCGGGTGGAACACCGGCAACCCAAGGTGCGCCGTGACCTGGCGTCGGCCCTGCTGTCGGCGGCCGAAGCGCTCGACGTGCCGTCGGTGCGGCGCAGTCGCGGATCCGCCGAGGCGACGCCGGACATCGACCCGGAGCTGGCCGGCCTGCGGGAACAGATGCGCCGTCACCCCGCGCACCAACTGCCCGACCGCGAGGCCAGAGTGCGCGCCGCCGAGCGCTACCTGCGCATCGAACGCGACAACGACCAGACCCAGCAGAAGGTCGCGGCGGCCACCAACTCCCTGGCCCGCACCTTCGACCGCATCGTGTCGCTGCTGAGCGAGCGGGGCTTCATCGAGGGCGCCGAAGGCGAGCCGGCGGTGACCGAAGACGGACGGCTGCTGGCCCGGATCTACAGCGAGAGTGACCTTCTGGTCGCCGAATGCCTGCGCGGCGGGGTGTGGGACGACCTGAACCCTGCCGAACTGGCTGCTGTCGTCTCGGCGGTGCTGTTCGAATCACGCGGTGACGGCCCGTCGGTGCCGCCGGGCTCCGAGCAGGTCACCGACGAGGTGCGTCGCGCGCTGGCGAAGACCCGCAGGCTGTGGACCGACATCCGGGGCGACGAGCGCCGGCACCGGTTGCCGTTCAGCCGCGAACCTGATGCCGGCTTTGTCGCCGCCATGTACAGCTGGGCGACCTACGGCGACCTGACCGCGGCGCTGCTGATGTCCGACAACGGCAACGGAAATGCGCTTCCCGCAGGTGATTTCGTGCGGTGGTGCCGTCAGGTGCTGGACCTGCTGGACCAGGTGCGGCTCGCCGCGCCGGCGCCGCAGCTGCGGGCCACGGCCAAACGTGCCATCGGGGCCGTGCGTCGCGGCGTCGTCGCCATCGACACCATGTGA
- a CDS encoding Xaa-Pro peptidase family protein — translation MTAGRFNTDVYAARLRSAAAAAQAAGLAGLVITPGYDLRYLVGSRAQTFERLTALVVPADGSTPTVVVPRLELASLKESAILELGLAVQDWVDGDDPYALVAAALPGSAVAVTDAMPALHLLPLASVLGAVPVLATDVLRQLRMIKDASEIDALTKAGAAIDRVHARVPEFLKPGRTEADVAADIAEAIVAEGHSEVAFIIVGSGPNGADPHHECSDRELQVGDIVVVDIGGPVEPGYNSDCTRTYSIGEPDPAVAQQYSVLQRAQAAAVAAVRPGMTAEQIDAAARDVLAAEGLAEVFVHRTGHGIGLSVHEEPYIVAGNALPLEPGMAFSVEPGVYFAGHWGARIEDIVVVTDDGCVSMNNRPHDLVVVPVS, via the coding sequence GTGACAGCAGGTCGATTCAACACCGACGTCTATGCCGCGCGTCTGCGCTCGGCCGCCGCGGCCGCCCAGGCCGCCGGCCTGGCGGGACTCGTCATCACCCCGGGGTACGACCTCCGGTATCTGGTGGGGTCGCGGGCGCAGACATTCGAGCGGTTGACGGCACTCGTGGTGCCCGCCGACGGTTCGACGCCGACGGTCGTGGTGCCGCGGCTGGAACTGGCGTCGCTGAAGGAGTCGGCGATCCTGGAACTGGGCCTGGCGGTGCAGGATTGGGTCGACGGCGACGACCCCTACGCGCTGGTCGCCGCGGCGCTGCCGGGCAGTGCCGTCGCGGTGACCGACGCGATGCCCGCGCTGCACCTGCTGCCGCTGGCATCGGTGCTCGGCGCGGTGCCGGTACTCGCCACCGACGTGCTGCGGCAGTTGCGAATGATCAAGGACGCCAGTGAGATCGACGCCCTGACGAAGGCGGGCGCAGCCATCGACCGCGTCCACGCGCGGGTGCCCGAATTCCTGAAGCCGGGCCGCACCGAGGCCGACGTCGCCGCGGACATCGCCGAAGCGATTGTCGCCGAAGGGCATTCGGAGGTGGCATTCATCATCGTCGGCTCCGGACCGAACGGTGCCGACCCGCACCATGAATGCTCGGACCGTGAATTGCAGGTGGGGGACATCGTCGTCGTCGACATCGGCGGGCCCGTCGAGCCCGGCTACAACTCGGACTGCACCAGGACCTACAGCATCGGCGAGCCCGATCCCGCGGTGGCACAACAGTATTCGGTGCTGCAGCGGGCGCAGGCCGCGGCGGTGGCCGCGGTCCGGCCCGGGATGACGGCCGAGCAGATCGACGCCGCGGCCCGCGACGTGCTGGCCGCCGAAGGGCTGGCCGAGGTGTTCGTCCACCGCACCGGTCACGGCATCGGCCTTTCGGTCCACGAGGAGCCGTACATCGTGGCGGGCAACGCATTGCCGCTCGAGCCCGGCATGGCGTTCAGCGTCGAGCCCGGTGTGTACTTCGCCGGGCACTGGGGCGCCCGGATCGAGGACATCGTCGTCGTCACCGACGACGGCTGTGTGTCGATGAACAACCGGCCGCACGATCTGGTGGTTGTCCCGGTTTCGTAG